One Methylosarcina fibrata AML-C10 DNA segment encodes these proteins:
- the shc gene encoding squalene--hopene cyclase encodes MFTDATTQTNTTDLPGSSTPIHSHAFDIDNAINQAKNRLLSLQDQQGFWVFELEADCTIPSEYVMMMHYLGEIDEALQAKIAVYIRSRQSEDGSFPLFTGGPGDISCSVKAYYALKMAGDSVDAPHMTRLRKWILAQGGAAKANVFTRIALAMFKQLPWRGVPYIPVEIMLLPSWFPFHLDKVSYWSRTVMVPLFILCTLKATAKNPNQVDILELFTVHPDQERHYFPERTLLNKFFLGLDKLGRVTEPLIPAKIRARAIEKAKAWFIERLNGEDGLGGIFPAMVNAYEAMLLTGMPKDHPHVVICRKAIDKLLVINEHDAYCQPCLSPVWDTGLAALALQEVYKGENSSALTNSEDLAKAYEWLQSKQLMDEPGDWQVKKPGLPGGGWAFQFNNPHYPDVDDTAVVAFAMADSKRTGLDEAIHRATRWIAGMQSENGGYGAFDADNTYYYLNEIPFADHGALLDPPTADVSARCAMLMARLIKAHEEYLPALKRTIDYLRSEQEADGSWFGRWGTNYIYGTWSVLLGLEQTDLPKNDPMYVKAAAWLKSVQREDGGWGEDNFSYHDAGVRGRYRFSTAFQTAWAVLGLIAAGEAHSPEVKAGIDFILRHQNRDGFWNDKCFTAPGFPRVFYLKYHGYDKYFPLWALARYRNELNKK; translated from the coding sequence ATGTTTACCGATGCAACGACCCAAACCAATACAACGGATCTGCCCGGCTCTTCGACGCCTATTCATTCCCATGCCTTCGATATCGATAATGCGATAAACCAGGCCAAGAATCGGTTATTAAGTCTTCAGGACCAGCAAGGTTTCTGGGTATTCGAACTGGAAGCGGACTGCACCATTCCGTCCGAATACGTCATGATGATGCATTATCTGGGTGAAATCGACGAGGCGCTGCAGGCCAAAATAGCCGTATACATCCGCTCTCGTCAATCCGAAGACGGCAGTTTTCCTTTGTTTACCGGAGGCCCCGGTGACATCAGTTGTAGCGTAAAAGCCTATTACGCATTAAAAATGGCCGGCGATTCTGTCGACGCCCCGCACATGACTCGCCTTAGGAAATGGATTCTGGCTCAGGGAGGAGCGGCCAAGGCCAACGTATTTACTCGAATTGCTCTGGCAATGTTCAAACAATTGCCGTGGCGAGGCGTTCCCTATATTCCTGTCGAAATCATGCTGCTGCCGAGCTGGTTTCCTTTTCATCTGGACAAGGTTTCCTACTGGTCCAGGACCGTGATGGTACCGCTGTTCATATTGTGCACCTTGAAGGCAACCGCTAAAAACCCGAATCAAGTCGACATTCTCGAACTGTTCACGGTCCATCCGGATCAGGAACGGCACTATTTTCCGGAAAGAACGCTGCTGAATAAATTCTTTTTGGGACTCGACAAGCTGGGCCGGGTCACTGAACCGTTGATTCCTGCGAAAATACGCGCTCGGGCGATCGAAAAAGCCAAAGCATGGTTTATCGAACGGCTGAACGGCGAAGACGGCCTGGGCGGCATTTTTCCGGCGATGGTAAATGCCTACGAAGCGATGCTGCTGACCGGCATGCCCAAGGATCATCCTCATGTCGTCATCTGCCGCAAAGCCATCGATAAGTTACTGGTGATCAACGAACACGACGCCTATTGCCAGCCCTGCCTGTCTCCGGTCTGGGATACCGGCCTGGCCGCTCTGGCTCTGCAGGAAGTTTACAAAGGCGAAAATTCATCCGCACTCACCAACAGCGAAGACCTGGCAAAGGCCTACGAATGGCTGCAAAGCAAACAGCTTATGGACGAACCGGGCGACTGGCAGGTCAAAAAACCCGGACTTCCAGGCGGCGGCTGGGCCTTCCAGTTCAATAATCCGCATTATCCGGACGTGGACGATACGGCGGTGGTCGCTTTCGCGATGGCCGACTCGAAACGGACCGGCCTTGACGAAGCCATTCACCGGGCAACGCGCTGGATAGCCGGCATGCAGTCCGAAAACGGCGGTTACGGCGCTTTCGATGCCGACAACACGTATTACTATCTCAACGAAATCCCGTTTGCCGATCACGGCGCCTTGCTGGATCCGCCGACCGCCGACGTGAGCGCGCGCTGCGCGATGCTGATGGCCAGACTAATCAAGGCACATGAAGAATATCTGCCGGCGCTGAAGCGCACGATCGACTATCTGCGCAGTGAGCAGGAAGCCGACGGTTCCTGGTTCGGCCGCTGGGGCACCAATTACATTTACGGAACCTGGTCCGTCTTGCTGGGCCTGGAGCAAACCGACCTGCCCAAAAACGATCCGATGTACGTCAAAGCGGCCGCCTGGCTGAAAAGCGTACAGCGCGAAGACGGCGGCTGGGGCGAAGACAATTTCAGCTACCACGATGCCGGCGTCCGCGGAAGATACCGGTTCAGTACGGCCTTTCAGACCGCATGGGCCGTTCTCGGTCTGATCGCCGCCGGAGAAGCGCACAGCCCCGAAGTCAAGGCGGGTATCGATTTCATCCTGCGTCATCAAAACCGGGACGGTTTCTGGAATGATAAATGCTTTACGGCGCCGGGATTTCCGAGGGTTTTCTATCTCAAATACCACGGTTACGACAAATATTTTCCGCTTTGGGCACTGGCGCGTTACCGCAACGAACTTAATAAAAAGTGA
- a CDS encoding phosphorylase family protein has protein sequence MITGILAALPEELATLTSKKIGKGSGVFIGDTVLIAYSGAGPANAEATARQLVDQGATRLLSWGCAAGLDASLKPGDLLVPDRIVDADRNELAVASEWRTGCLQALQRLPGALPLRIHEGAIAESRDLISSSRAKQQLHTRTGAAALDMESAAIARVARQYQRDFLALRAVADPAAMDLPKAVGYSLDDQGEVRLDRLMGFLLFHPLELPGLIRLGLHFNQARITLRRVAGQLQSLTGVGELTAIETV, from the coding sequence GTGATTACGGGAATCCTTGCCGCTTTGCCCGAAGAGCTCGCCACGCTGACTTCCAAAAAAATCGGCAAAGGGTCTGGCGTTTTTATCGGCGACACGGTACTGATCGCTTACTCGGGCGCCGGACCGGCCAATGCGGAGGCAACCGCCCGGCAACTGGTTGATCAGGGCGCAACCCGCCTGCTCAGTTGGGGTTGTGCCGCCGGGCTCGACGCTTCGCTAAAACCTGGCGATCTGTTGGTGCCGGATCGAATTGTCGACGCGGACCGTAACGAACTGGCCGTCGCTTCGGAATGGCGCACGGGATGCCTTCAGGCGCTACAGCGTTTGCCCGGCGCCCTTCCCCTCCGTATCCACGAGGGAGCGATCGCCGAAAGCCGCGACTTGATCAGTTCCAGCCGCGCCAAACAACAACTGCATACACGGACCGGAGCGGCGGCGCTCGACATGGAAAGCGCGGCCATCGCTCGAGTGGCAAGGCAATATCAAAGGGATTTTCTGGCGCTCAGGGCCGTTGCCGATCCGGCCGCGATGGATTTGCCGAAAGCCGTCGGTTATTCCCTCGACGACCAGGGCGAAGTCCGGCTGGACAGATTGATGGGTTTTCTACTTTTCCACCCTCTCGAATTACCGGGCTTGATCCGATTGGGACTTCACTTTAACCAAGCCAGGATCACTTTAAGAAGAGTCGCCGGCCAACTTCAATCGCTTACCGGTGTCGGCGAGCTGACGGCGATCGAAACCGTTTAA
- a CDS encoding aspartate aminotransferase family protein, producing MSFSIAELFEQHSTDKFDLHEQFLNNQMVRVLKTIGYDRHYRKANGQYLYDEKGAEYLDLLSGFGVFAIGRNHPTVINALKETLTLELPNLVQLDVSVLSGLLAQEILKTTPDNLDKMFFCNSGTESVEAAIKFARFTTKREKIVFCEHAYHGLTMGALSLNGEPIFREGFGPLLPGCYSIPFNDAEALEQALRDKDVAAFIVEPIQGKGVNVPDDNYLPEVERICKKYGTLFVADEVQTGLGRTGKFWAIEHWNVRPDMICMAKALSGGFVPVGAVAMTQKIMDSVYNRMDRAVVHGSTFSKNNMAMAAGLATLHVMQEENLVDNSAKLGTDIIDSLNALSEQYEFLKEARGKGMMIAIEFHSPKSLKLKAAWAMLEAANKGLFCQMITIPLFKEHRILAQVAGHGMNVVKLLPPLNLNPKDRDTIVAAFDKTIADTHQIPGSIWDLGKNLASHALKGKKG from the coding sequence ATGTCTTTTAGTATCGCCGAACTTTTCGAACAACACAGCACTGATAAATTCGATCTTCACGAACAGTTTCTCAACAACCAGATGGTCCGCGTATTAAAGACCATAGGTTACGACCGGCATTACCGGAAGGCGAACGGCCAATACCTGTACGACGAAAAAGGCGCGGAATACCTGGATTTGTTGAGCGGTTTCGGCGTCTTTGCGATCGGCCGCAACCATCCGACGGTCATCAACGCCTTAAAGGAAACGCTGACTCTGGAGCTGCCGAACCTGGTGCAACTGGACGTGTCCGTACTCAGCGGCTTGCTCGCCCAGGAAATTCTGAAGACCACTCCGGACAATCTGGACAAGATGTTTTTCTGCAATTCGGGGACCGAATCGGTGGAAGCTGCGATCAAATTTGCCCGCTTCACCACCAAACGCGAAAAGATCGTCTTTTGCGAGCACGCTTACCACGGCTTGACCATGGGCGCCTTGTCGCTGAACGGAGAACCCATATTCCGCGAAGGCTTCGGCCCGTTACTGCCCGGTTGTTATTCGATTCCTTTCAATGACGCCGAGGCTCTGGAACAGGCTCTAAGGGACAAGGACGTGGCCGCGTTCATCGTGGAGCCGATCCAGGGCAAGGGCGTTAACGTACCCGACGACAATTATCTGCCGGAAGTCGAACGGATCTGCAAAAAATACGGTACGCTGTTCGTCGCCGACGAAGTTCAGACCGGCCTCGGACGCACCGGCAAATTCTGGGCGATCGAACACTGGAACGTCCGCCCCGACATGATCTGCATGGCGAAGGCCTTGTCCGGCGGCTTTGTTCCCGTCGGCGCCGTGGCGATGACGCAAAAAATCATGGACAGCGTCTACAACCGCATGGATCGGGCGGTGGTGCACGGTTCGACTTTTTCCAAAAACAACATGGCCATGGCGGCCGGACTGGCCACGCTGCACGTGATGCAGGAGGAAAATCTGGTGGACAACAGCGCCAAGCTGGGCACGGACATCATCGACAGCCTGAACGCGCTGTCCGAACAATACGAATTTCTCAAGGAAGCCCGCGGCAAGGGCATGATGATCGCCATCGAGTTCCATTCGCCGAAAAGCCTCAAATTGAAAGCCGCCTGGGCGATGCTGGAAGCAGCCAATAAAGGCTTGTTCTGCCAGATGATCACGATCCCCTTGTTCAAGGAGCACCGGATCCTGGCCCAGGTCGCAGGGCACGGCATGAACGTGGTCAAGCTGTTGCCGCCGCTGAACCTGAATCCAAAAGATCGCGACACCATCGTGGCCGCCTTCGACAAGACCATTGCCGACACTCACCAGATTCCGGGCTCGATCTGGGACCTCGGAAAAAATCTCGCCAGCCATGCCTTAAAAGGCAAAAAAGGATAA
- a CDS encoding copper resistance CopC family protein, which translates to MKQLFRFGLLWLTLTQIPHALAHAVVTDYSLKIKPIRALQKDTVELMFNSKIELGLSQVFLVRKGDVHETLPISKGARQGQMIIAVPPLEAGDYAIKLKVFAADGHLTEDVIHFSVSQ; encoded by the coding sequence ATGAAACAATTGTTCCGGTTCGGTTTATTGTGGCTCACTCTGACTCAGATTCCTCATGCGCTGGCTCATGCCGTAGTGACCGATTATTCTTTAAAAATCAAGCCGATTCGCGCGCTGCAGAAAGACACCGTGGAACTGATGTTCAATTCGAAAATCGAACTGGGCCTGTCCCAGGTATTTCTGGTGCGCAAAGGCGACGTTCACGAAACGCTTCCGATCAGCAAAGGCGCGCGCCAGGGTCAGATGATCATTGCCGTGCCGCCGTTGGAAGCCGGCGACTACGCCATCAAGCTCAAAGTCTTCGCTGCGGACGGTCATCTGACCGAAGACGTCATTCATTTTTCTGTCTCTCAATAG
- a CDS encoding copper resistance D family protein, protein MAGIADFLDSLIGGFDLICFALTIGALLWGWFILRPWQAQGRYNAALMEKTTTLLYKGAFYLVGAQIFKIILKVWLMAAVLDRWPFPEFAQTTQFIGGLVRALLTLVLASYCYLVLSKHPYSQRHWLTALLLAVPMIVSGAWLVHAAGRFDDRVFLMSLTVIHQLGAAAWIGGVFQLVNLWLLTYRKQIQADLWPSLLKRFSLFGMASVGLILISGTPIALQYIDTWNGLVGTGYGNLLMVKIVLLSLALSLAWLNRSAVLEFGLSGNPLRLTRSVPYYIEAETFVLITLLFTAASLASQPPAIDIPNLTASWQEVLETFKPAMPRTTSPTHTDLIAGEPGRVAIIGQVPSVAATEWSNYNHNIAGIFLTVMSFFAMLSYMKSPSPALNRFFTAIKFWPLGFVLLGIFLFFRSDAETWPLGPIGFWESTFNNGEVLQHRIATLLVFVLGVIELRARMKGNQNTTLPLIFPVLAAFGGLMLLTHSHVGFQPKSAFLIQVGHTAMGVFALVLACGRWLELKLDKPGKEIAGFISVAALFQMGLILMFYREPLY, encoded by the coding sequence ATGGCCGGCATTGCTGACTTTCTGGATTCCCTAATCGGCGGATTCGATCTTATCTGTTTCGCCCTGACCATCGGCGCCTTGCTGTGGGGATGGTTCATCTTGCGCCCCTGGCAGGCGCAAGGCCGCTATAACGCGGCCTTGATGGAAAAAACGACGACCCTGTTATACAAAGGCGCTTTTTATCTGGTGGGCGCCCAGATTTTTAAAATTATTCTTAAAGTCTGGTTGATGGCCGCCGTGCTGGACCGCTGGCCTTTTCCCGAGTTTGCCCAAACCACGCAATTTATCGGCGGCCTGGTGCGCGCCCTGTTAACGCTGGTATTGGCAAGCTATTGTTACCTCGTCTTGAGCAAACATCCTTACTCGCAACGGCACTGGCTGACCGCCCTGCTGCTCGCTGTTCCCATGATCGTCTCCGGCGCCTGGCTGGTGCACGCGGCCGGCCGTTTCGACGACAGAGTCTTTTTGATGTCGCTGACCGTCATTCACCAGCTCGGCGCCGCCGCCTGGATAGGCGGCGTGTTTCAACTGGTCAATCTGTGGCTGCTCACCTATCGAAAGCAAATTCAAGCCGACTTGTGGCCATCGCTGCTCAAACGGTTTTCTTTATTCGGAATGGCTTCGGTGGGTCTCATTCTGATCTCGGGCACTCCCATTGCCCTGCAATACATCGATACCTGGAACGGACTGGTCGGCACCGGCTACGGCAACTTGCTGATGGTAAAAATCGTTCTGCTTAGTCTCGCCCTGAGTCTGGCCTGGCTGAACCGCTCCGCCGTTCTCGAATTCGGTTTGTCGGGCAATCCGCTTCGGCTGACCCGCAGCGTGCCTTATTATATCGAAGCGGAAACGTTCGTTCTGATCACCCTGTTGTTTACCGCCGCCAGTCTGGCTTCCCAGCCTCCGGCGATCGACATTCCCAACCTGACGGCAAGCTGGCAGGAAGTACTCGAGACGTTCAAACCCGCCATGCCGAGGACGACCTCGCCTACCCATACGGATCTAATCGCCGGCGAACCGGGCCGGGTGGCGATCATCGGTCAGGTTCCGTCGGTCGCAGCGACGGAATGGTCCAATTACAACCATAACATAGCGGGCATCTTTTTAACGGTAATGAGTTTTTTTGCCATGCTGTCTTACATGAAATCGCCGTCTCCCGCTCTGAATCGCTTTTTTACCGCCATCAAGTTCTGGCCCCTGGGTTTCGTGCTGCTGGGAATCTTTTTATTTTTCCGGAGCGATGCCGAGACCTGGCCTTTGGGTCCGATCGGATTCTGGGAAAGCACTTTTAACAACGGCGAAGTGCTGCAACACCGAATTGCCACGTTACTGGTGTTCGTGCTGGGCGTGATCGAACTGAGAGCCCGCATGAAAGGCAACCAAAACACCACGTTGCCATTGATTTTTCCGGTACTGGCCGCCTTCGGGGGGTTAATGCTGCTGACTCACTCCCATGTCGGCTTTCAACCCAAAAGCGCTTTTCTGATCCAGGTCGGGCATACCGCCATGGGCGTTTTTGCGCTGGTTTTAGCGTGCGGCCGCTGGCTCGAATTGAAACTGGACAAGCCCGGCAAGGAAATTGCCGGGTTTATCTCAGTGGCGGCCCTATTCCAAATGGGACTCATCCTGATGTTCTATCGTGAACCTCTCTACTGA
- the dxs gene encoding 1-deoxy-D-xylulose-5-phosphate synthase, protein MKAPSKYPLLDTLHYPADLRRLGKEQLKPLAKELREYLTQTVSVSGGHFSAGLGTVELTVALHYVFDTPQDQLVWDVGHQAYPHKILTGRKERMTTIRTRGGVAAFPCRSESEYDAFGVGHSSTSISAALGMAIAAELKGEQRQMVAIIGDGSITGGMAYEAMNHAGAIDANLLVILNDNDMSISPNVGAMNNYLAKILSSRLYVSAWEESKKVLSRMPSVWELARRTEEHMKGMIVPGTLFEELGFNYIGPIDGHDLDALVPTLENLKAMSGPRFLHVVTQKGKGYPPAEKDPLAYHGVPAFDPSRDCLPKAAPSPHPTYTEVFGRWLCDMAEQDPRLLGITPAMREGSGLVAFSERYPKRYFDVAIAEQHAVTLAAGQACQGAKPVVAIYSTFLQRAYDQLIHDVALQNLDVLFALDRAGLVGPDGPTHAGSFDFSYLSCVPNLLVMAPADENECRRMLTTGFLYEGPASVRYPRGKGPGVAVEPGLTPLPIGQAEVRRQGSRIAVLAWGSMVAPALQAGQNLGATVVNMRFVKPLDEALILELAKSHDVLVTVEENVLAGGAGSAVNTLLQARKVLMPVLNLGLPDHFVEQGTREELLALCGLDAQSITDRIAAFCA, encoded by the coding sequence ATGAAAGCACCAAGCAAATACCCTTTACTAGACACCCTCCATTACCCTGCCGATCTGCGCCGTCTCGGCAAGGAGCAGCTCAAGCCGCTGGCGAAGGAGCTGCGCGAGTACCTGACGCAGACCGTGAGCGTTTCCGGCGGCCATTTCTCGGCCGGTCTCGGTACCGTGGAATTGACCGTGGCCCTGCACTACGTGTTCGATACGCCCCAGGATCAGTTGGTCTGGGACGTCGGCCATCAGGCCTATCCGCACAAGATCCTCACCGGCCGCAAGGAACGGATGACCACGATCCGCACCCGCGGCGGCGTCGCCGCCTTCCCCTGCCGCAGTGAGAGCGAATACGACGCCTTCGGCGTCGGCCATTCCAGCACCTCGATCAGCGCCGCGTTGGGCATGGCGATTGCCGCCGAGCTCAAAGGCGAACAGCGGCAGATGGTGGCGATCATCGGCGACGGCAGCATCACCGGCGGCATGGCGTATGAAGCGATGAACCACGCCGGCGCGATCGACGCCAATCTCCTGGTGATCCTGAACGACAACGACATGTCGATTTCGCCCAACGTCGGCGCGATGAACAACTATCTGGCCAAGATCCTGTCCAGCCGCCTGTACGTCTCGGCCTGGGAGGAAAGCAAGAAGGTCCTAAGCCGCATGCCCAGCGTCTGGGAACTGGCCCGGCGCACCGAGGAGCACATGAAGGGCATGATCGTGCCCGGCACTTTGTTCGAGGAGCTCGGCTTCAATTACATCGGCCCGATCGACGGCCACGACCTGGACGCCCTGGTGCCGACGCTGGAGAATCTGAAAGCGATGTCCGGCCCGCGCTTCCTGCACGTCGTCACCCAGAAAGGCAAAGGCTATCCGCCGGCGGAAAAGGATCCTCTGGCCTATCACGGGGTGCCGGCGTTCGACCCGAGCCGGGACTGCCTGCCGAAAGCGGCGCCGTCGCCGCATCCGACCTACACCGAGGTGTTCGGCCGCTGGCTCTGCGACATGGCCGAGCAGGACCCCCGGCTGCTCGGCATCACCCCGGCGATGCGCGAAGGCTCGGGTCTGGTGGCCTTTTCCGAGCGCTATCCGAAGCGTTATTTCGACGTCGCCATCGCCGAACAGCACGCGGTGACGCTGGCCGCGGGCCAGGCCTGCCAGGGCGCCAAACCGGTGGTGGCGATTTACTCGACCTTTTTGCAGCGGGCGTACGATCAATTGATTCACGACGTCGCCTTGCAGAATCTGGACGTCCTGTTCGCGCTCGACCGCGCCGGTCTGGTCGGACCGGACGGGCCGACCCATGCCGGCAGTTTCGATTTCAGCTATCTGAGCTGCGTTCCCAACCTGCTGGTCATGGCCCCGGCCGACGAGAACGAATGCCGGCGGATGCTGACCACCGGCTTTCTTTACGAAGGGCCGGCGTCGGTGCGCTATCCGCGCGGCAAGGGACCGGGGGTGGCGGTCGAGCCGGGGTTGACGCCCTTGCCGATCGGCCAGGCCGAGGTCCGCCGGCAAGGCAGCCGCATCGCCGTGCTCGCCTGGGGCAGCATGGTCGCACCGGCCTTGCAGGCGGGGCAGAATCTGGGCGCAACGGTAGTCAACATGCGCTTCGTCAAGCCGCTCGACGAAGCGTTGATCCTGGAGCTGGCGAAAAGCCACGACGTGCTGGTGACGGTGGAAGAGAACGTCCTGGCCGGCGGCGCCGGCAGCGCGGTCAACACGCTGCTGCAAGCGCGGAAGGTGCTGATGCCGGTGCTCAACCTCGGGCTCCCGGACCATTTTGTCGAACAAGGCACCCGCGAAGAGCTCCTCGCCCTCTGCGGCCTCGACGCCCAAAGCATCACCGACCGCATCGCCGCGTTTTGCGCTTGA
- a CDS encoding ketosteroid isomerase-related protein — translation MNQDTINLIQKYYEAFNKGDMETFMTLLTDDVIHDINQGKREIGKEAFAQFMACMNYNYKEQLVDMVVMATPDGTRAAAEFVVLGEYLKTDEGLPVAQGQKYRLPAGAFFEVRDNKVARITNYYNLQDWIAQVSA, via the coding sequence ATGAACCAAGACACCATCAACCTGATACAAAAATATTACGAGGCGTTCAACAAAGGCGACATGGAGACCTTTATGACTCTTCTGACCGACGACGTCATCCACGACATCAATCAAGGCAAACGGGAAATCGGCAAGGAAGCGTTTGCTCAATTCATGGCTTGCATGAATTACAACTACAAGGAACAACTGGTCGACATGGTCGTCATGGCGACTCCCGACGGCACTCGCGCCGCCGCCGAGTTTGTCGTATTGGGTGAATATCTTAAAACGGACGAGGGATTGCCGGTCGCTCAAGGCCAAAAATATCGCTTGCCGGCGGGGGCGTTTTTCGAAGTGCGCGATAACAAGGTGGCGCGCATCACCAATTATTACAATCTCCAGGACTGGATCGCTCAGGTGAGCGCCTAA
- a CDS encoding NAD(P)/FAD-dependent oxidoreductase, with product MLRITELKLPLDHDDRQLQAEILKRLGIGAEELITYTIFRQGYDARRRDAIKLIYTLDVELKNERAVLSRLHKDSQISIAPDTAYRFVAQAPKELTTRPVVIGTGPCGLFAGLILAQMGFRPILLERGKAVRERTKDTFGLWRKREFNPESNVQFGEGGAGTFSDGKLHTQIKDPHHYGRKVLTEFVKAGAPPEILYVSKPHIGTFRLVSMVEQMRATIESLGGDIRFGSRVEKIDIDHHMVRGVILANSDRIPASHVVLAVGHSARDTFKMLYDSGVYIEAKPFSVGFRIEHPQSLIDHCRFGKYAGHPLLGAADYKLVHHCKNGRSVYSFCMCPGGTVVAATSEAEHVVTNGMSQYSRNERNANSGIVVGITPEDYPDHPLAGIDFQRRLEARAFELGGGNYDAPGQLVGDFLAGRASVRFGTVLPSYTPGVHLCDLGTALPDYAIAAIREALPAFDKKIPGFAMADAVLTGVETRTSSPVRIKRNEEFQSLNTRGLYPAGEGAGYAGGIMSAAIDGIQVAEAVALDIVRKIQQ from the coding sequence ATGCTTCGAATCACCGAATTAAAACTCCCGCTCGATCACGACGACCGCCAATTGCAAGCCGAAATCCTGAAACGGCTGGGCATCGGCGCGGAGGAGCTGATCACTTACACGATCTTCAGGCAGGGCTACGATGCGCGTCGGCGCGACGCCATCAAGCTGATTTATACGCTCGACGTCGAACTGAAAAACGAGCGCGCGGTGCTTTCCCGTCTGCACAAAGACAGCCAGATCTCGATCGCTCCGGACACCGCCTACCGTTTTGTCGCCCAGGCCCCGAAAGAACTGACGACCCGTCCCGTCGTCATCGGTACCGGCCCCTGCGGATTATTTGCCGGGCTGATCCTGGCCCAGATGGGTTTCCGTCCGATCCTGCTGGAACGCGGCAAGGCGGTGCGCGAACGCACCAAAGACACCTTCGGGCTGTGGCGCAAACGGGAATTCAATCCGGAATCCAACGTCCAATTCGGCGAAGGCGGCGCGGGCACGTTTTCGGACGGCAAGCTGCATACCCAGATCAAGGATCCCCATCATTACGGCCGCAAGGTATTGACCGAGTTCGTCAAGGCCGGAGCGCCGCCCGAAATTCTGTATGTGAGCAAACCGCACATCGGTACTTTCAGGCTGGTATCGATGGTCGAGCAAATGCGCGCGACGATCGAGTCCCTGGGCGGAGACATCCGTTTCGGGAGCCGGGTCGAAAAAATCGACATCGACCACCATATGGTGCGCGGCGTCATTCTGGCCAACAGCGACCGAATTCCCGCCAGCCACGTCGTACTCGCCGTCGGGCACAGCGCGCGCGACACCTTTAAAATGCTCTACGACAGCGGCGTGTATATCGAAGCGAAGCCTTTTTCGGTCGGGTTTCGCATCGAGCATCCGCAATCTTTGATCGACCACTGCCGGTTCGGCAAATACGCAGGCCACCCGTTGCTGGGCGCCGCCGACTACAAGCTCGTGCATCATTGCAAAAACGGACGCTCGGTCTACAGTTTCTGCATGTGCCCCGGCGGTACCGTGGTCGCCGCGACCTCGGAAGCGGAGCATGTCGTCACTAACGGAATGAGCCAATATTCGCGCAACGAACGCAACGCCAACAGCGGCATCGTGGTCGGCATTACGCCGGAAGATTATCCGGATCATCCTTTGGCCGGCATCGATTTTCAGCGGCGCCTGGAAGCAAGAGCGTTTGAACTGGGCGGCGGCAACTACGATGCTCCGGGTCAACTGGTCGGCGATTTTCTTGCCGGCCGCGCATCGGTCCGTTTCGGCACGGTACTGCCCTCGTATACCCCGGGCGTGCATTTATGCGACCTCGGCACCGCCCTGCCCGACTATGCGATTGCAGCGATACGCGAAGCCTTGCCGGCGTTCGATAAAAAAATCCCCGGCTTTGCGATGGCGGACGCGGTCCTGACCGGCGTCGAAACCCGCACGTCTTCACCGGTGCGCATCAAGCGCAACGAAGAATTTCAGAGCTTGAACACGCGCGGTCTGTATCCGGCCGGTGAAGGGGCGGGTTATGCCGGCGGCATCATGTCGGCCGCGATTGACGGCATTCAGGTCGCCGAAGCGGTGGCGCTGGACATCGTCCGGAAGATTCAACAATAG